A window of Candidatus Coatesbacteria bacterium genomic DNA:
GACCCTCCTTGAAATCGTCGAGGGCCAGCTCGAGCTCGACCTCGTAGGTGTAGGAGGCGCCGCAGGCGGCCGCCGCCGCGATCAGCAGCAGCGCCGTGGAGATGGCGGAACGGGACATGGCTAGTCCCCCTTGCGACTGCGCAGCAGGCGACGCGCCAGCAGGTAGAGCGGCACCCCGAGGATCGCCAGCACCAAAGCCACGCCGATGATGATGATGAAGACCCGCAGGATATTGACGATAGCGATGTAGGCCATCTCGAAGCCGTCACGGATCACCCGGCCGCCGCGGAAGGTCGTGCCGGGATCGTCCTCGGTCAGGGTGATGGTGATCCTGGGCAGGGTGACCAGGTCGTCGAAGTTCTTCAGTTTACCCTCGGCTTCGGAGAGCTCGTAATCGAGCAGATTGAGCTCCTCGTCGAGGCGGCGCAACTCGTCGGCCGGGGACCCCGCGGCGACGGCCTCGTCGTATTCGGCCTTCTTGATGTCGTAGTCGCGCTGCAGCTTGTCGCGCCGGCGCTCGGCGTCAACGTACTGCTTGGTGATATCCTCGGCCGTGGAGAACTCCTCGACGATCTCGCCCAGGTCACGCAGCTCGCGGATCAGGGCCACCCGTTCATCCTTGTGGCAGCGGATCTCGAAGGTCACCTCACCGGCGGTCCCGGCGACCCGGGTCACGTCGACACTGGTGATGATCACGTCGGTCACCCCGGCCTTGTGGTGGGCGTCAACGAGCTCCTCGACCTTGTTCCGGGCCTCGTCGAGCTCCTCGACCAGCACCGTCATCTCGGTCTCGTAGACCATCATCCGTTCCAGACCCAGGGTCTCGGTCTCCGTGGTGGGCTGGTCGGTGTCGGCGGCGGGCTGGCCGACCTCGGCCAGAATCCCGTCGTCGGCCTCGCGGGCCAACGCCGCCCCGCCCTCGGGGACGGCGCCGGCGGGAGGCTCCGC
This region includes:
- a CDS encoding DUF4349 domain-containing protein yields the protein MRRFPFLMLFVALVLVFGGCSEDYYEAEETAGDAADEDYAYYEEESAADFELQAVEENVAEPPAGAVPEGGAALAREADDGILAEVGQPAADTDQPTTETETLGLERMMVYETEMTVLVEELDEARNKVEELVDAHHKAGVTDVIITSVDVTRVAGTAGEVTFEIRCHKDERVALIRELRDLGEIVEEFSTAEDITKQYVDAERRRDKLQRDYDIKKAEYDEAVAAGSPADELRRLDEELNLLDYELSEAEGKLKNFDDLVTLPRITITLTEDDPGTTFRGGRVIRDGFEMAYIAIVNILRVFIIIIGVALVLAILGVPLYLLARRLLRSRKGD